The genomic interval TTAATATCGGAAGAAAATTTTTCAATGACAGATGTACCGCCTTCAATTCCAGATAATTTATATGCTCTGTACTCTGGTTCCTGGACCAAACATCCTGCACTACATGGTTGTTCACAAAACCACCCCATCCCACCATTGATGCATCGCAAGTCATTGTTATCTGTGTTTGAATTGGTTGTAAATACACCCCTTTTTGAAAATTGGcttgtaatagtcaatattactgacaagaaactgccatcactttactggatacctaaattacataagacgccatataaaagtcgttttatagctaattcagtgtcttgtaccaccaaacaattatcagtgtatcttacatctgcattgagtgctattagatataatatagctaaattttgtaattaagtatatgaaaatagtaatattaacctattttggtcaataaaaaacaccttagaagttattgataaaattgaaaataaaaaatataaggtgtcacaggtaagtacttatgatttttcgacactatatacaacgcttcctcacgctttaataaaatccaaacttgtttctttgattgaaaaaacttttgctagagagaaatgtttgtatctagctttaaacactaaaacagctttttttactaatcagatattagataattacatcatttggactggtcttgacttttgtgcagcacttacttttcttttggataacttgtttgttgaatttaatggtaaaatatttaaacaaattattggcgttcctataggtactaattgtgcgccacatatagctgacctttttttatattgttatgaaagcgaatttatgttagaattatctaaaactaagcaagtagatttgattacttgttttaaccttactagtaggtacattgatgacatacttaatttagataatccattatttgaacaatatattcacaaaatctacccaaaagaactagtcttaaatagatcgtgtatatccaatacagacgctgcgtatttagacttacatttaactattaataataatttgatcaaaactagtttatacgacaaacgggacgattttaactttgaaattgtgaattttccgtttctagatggcaacatccctaaaggaccttcctatggtatttacatttcgcagttggtacgttatgccagagcatgttcgtgtattaaagattttaatgatcgtaatctaatattaactaaaaaattgctaaaacaaggctttttgtatcataacctaagaaataaattttctaGATTTTACTCtcagtatggtgatttaatttcaaaatataatgtttctttaaaatggcatttaaataatggaatctcccatccatcattttacggagatgttttgaagcgtgtccgcaaattaaaatatgttaaaccaaatgttcatattaaacttttcaatttaattaacttgtttttatcaaaaggatacgatgcttatgtacttaaaaacacgtgtttgatggttttcgattcactatatctttcttcccttaaaatttggaatcattagtgatattataggcatttttcactgttgaataaaattgtgtcattgtgtcgtatgaacaaatctgcatgaatactacattataggcatttttcactgttgaataaaattgtgtcattgtgtcgtatgaacaaatctgcatgtaaactacatttggactcaaatcgtacatcaaatcatttacgtcttcagttgtcaaaacacctatatactgtttgattccaataatgtcgctttcatggaattaccatttttattcatttgcttgttaatatattaaatcacctaaacttgttttattagtagcacagccccattaatatttttatttagtactgcccttggaatttgtttacgtcattatgtcattatggatttttgtgacgtcatacgaccgactttcccagttgtaatctacatgcataggtcattgggtttataacgttccattttatttatattttctctctgataggcgtttcttgtttgatttaattatttttaatttgttaagcagtcacataaacaaccaagctatgtaatatggaatttttacacccattattgctgcttcttcctgtatttgcgcgatgattatctgagatattaactctatgattctatattctcaaatcttttctataaagaaggaatgtagttgacaattgttaatagttttatttgatcgttcgtcaaaaagttgtaattctgttactcttgtatcttaaatgcaattgagtaattaaatagtaattaaattgaatgcgttttaattcccttttattattgtttaatttgagttacaatgctatgacgttaaattttatttacacttaaatgtattatgaatattgctgggccaagtgtgaggttgagcgctctataaccaggtttaaacccccaatgctttgcattgaccgttccaaggcggtgaccccagctttattcatattttgtgtttatgttggtttgtattgtgctgttttgtactgttttggcaatcggtcacttgccttaaataaaggaccaactaattgtttttaatgaaaattcaatactgctccagcagctggagtttcacttctttatattgatgtaaCCACCAATGGAGACTGGATCTCACAGACTGTGTACATGGGACCTCCCAGTGCAGAGACATTCTGGCTGGACTCCAGTTTCGTAACAAATGCATTTGAAGGGGTCTCATATACAGTCTTGCATTTGGTACAATTTCCAATGTGGATGCCATCATTCCAAGAACTACCAAATATTGTCTTGCTTTTGTGTAACCATTGATTAGCAGATGAATTGCCTTTACTAATTTTTGAAATCTTTCTGCCGTTGGATAAACCAGGCCTTTCTTTAATTGAAAAACTGTTCCTAAATATGTCAGAATCTGTACAGGAATGAGAgtggatttgtttttgtttattacgAAACCTAGATTCAGTAGAAGATTGAGCGTTATCTCTCTTTCTGTTAGTAATATTTGTCTTTCTTGATTCAGTTGTATCCAGTCGTCCAGATACACTGCTAATCGTATGGCTTTTACTCTTAGATAAGCTGCCACAACTGacaatatttttgtgaaaactcgTGGAGAGACAGTTGGTCCGAAACATAATGTTTTGAATTGGAAAACTTTCCCCTTCCATGCAAATCTGAGGAAATTTCTGTGTTTCTTGAATATGCCTATGTGAAAATAAGCGTCTTTTAAGTCGAAAGATATCGCCCAATCGTTCTTCTGAACTAGATTTAACACTTTTGTCAATGTGTCCATCTTGAAATGTTGCTTTCGGTGATAATGATTTAGTGGTTTTAGATTTATGACAGGTCTTAAATCTCCTGTCTTTTTCTTGACTAAAAATAGAGTACTGTAAAAACCTGTCGTCCAATTTGTTTTCGGTACGATTTCTAtagcatttttttgcattaaagaaTCTATTTCTTCCTGCATAATATGTTCGTTTTCGATACTGACATGAGTTTGTTTTATACCTTGAAAAATTGGtttctttatgaattccaatttGTAACCCtcttttataattgataaaacccATTTGTCTGTTGTAATCAACTGCcaatttgtttgaaaatgagTTAATCTGTTCCCTACTGGTATATCCGGTCGCAACATTAACAGACCTGACTGGTCATTGTTTACTAACCTTGGCAACTGTAGCCCTTGGTCTGTTATTGGCTGTATAGCTGCCCCGACCTCTCGAGCTACCAGATCTGTGCTCCGTTCGAAAAGTACTTCGTGATTCCGCATTGTATTTTGGAATGCGAAATGTAGGTGGCGCTCTATTGTATTCATTTGGCTGAACACCCATTCTTGTATTTGTCTTAACATATTGTCTTTTGGACAGATGTTTGTTGTTCTGTCTGGTCACTGGCTTTCCTCTTAAATGTTTCCTTCTTTTGCAATTTTTCCGGCAATAACTCTTCAAGTGTTTTTCTTTTGTCTTTCTTTAGTTTGAGAGTCTTTTCCAATTCTTCACCAAACACCCCGTCCCCTCTCAAGGATAGGTTACTGATTGTCCTTGAATCATCAAGTTCATATAAAGAAGTCTCGCTCATTGTAACTTGTCTACGTATGATATGAAAAAATGCTCCTGCTCTACCAAATTGATCTAGACTTCTTGTGGATAAAGCAAAAATGTCCTTCACCTTTTTCTCAATGTCTGGTTTATCTGTAACCATGTCCATTAGCATTGCAAGAGCTTGTTGCATGTACATCTGTGTAACAATACCCATGTAGACACTTTGTTGTCCTCTGTATGCGGTCTTCTCCACCATTTTGTTTGGTTGTGAAAACAGAAAAGTTCCATGTTTAGCGAATGAAGCTCTAGAACCAAACTTCTTTGTTAGACACGTGTCACAATATCGTCCAATGTAGGTACACGTAAAAAATGTTCAGTGTCTTCATCAACTGGAAATAAATCTTTGAACTCTTCAGAAAAGGCTGTTACATTATTAGGTGTCTTAGACCGATAGCTTTGTTCCAAAATTTCTTTCTGTGAATTTTCTAAGCAAATGCCAGTTAGCTTTTGTGCATCTTTTTTCAAACATGCATCTTCTCCAAAAATGTCTTTCAAACACCTGCGTACACTCGCACTGTGCTCTGTGTCTTCCTCTTCTGAATCAGACAACGAAAAATTTCAGAGGAAGCAGGATGAATGGAAAGCACGTCATCTTGACGATTACTTGTGGAACTTTGACCAGTTCTCTCTTCATAATTGGGGCTTTTATCACTCCCCTGGTCATAATTGGGGCTTTTGCCATTCCGCTGCGTTGAATTACCATGTCTTTGTGACTGGCATTGCAACAATGCAACAATATTGTGTAAAGTGTTTTCAAGTTTACCGTATTTCTCGTCAAAACGTTCCTCTAATAAGTCTACTTTGGAACGTCTTTTTTTCTGCTTGCCAGACACTGTGTTGTTACTCACGTCACTGTGTCCCATATCTTCTTCCTCGTTATCCACAAACGGAgaacgattattattatttttaataaacactTCTGCCATGCTGAAATATAGCGAGTAACAAACGCCTTCGAAGGCGCCGAGAAGAAAAGTGATTCGAGCATGAGGTCGTGCAGAGAGGATACTACGATACGCATGCGCGAAAGTTGATTATTTCCGGTAGTCGTCTATAATGCGGCGCCTACCGTATAGCGAGTTATTTTCGGGCCGAGATAGAATCCTAAAGtacatatgtcaggtaagtaCATAATTTAGGAAATGAAAATAGTAATTGCGTTGCGGGTTACACTTGACACTACGGTAAAGTGACTAGTGTTATTTTCGGACCGGAAATAGGGTATCGAATCTGTACAGATAGCGATTTAGTTGTATGGTACATAGTATTCAATGATTGTGTGATTGAATATGTATGGTTGTACGTGTGTGAGAGTGTATTTGTAAATAGTTGTACGTGTGTGAGAgtgtatttgtaaatagtttaatcaaattgttttgttcaattgtttCATAAATACGCATCTATaggtgttattattataattaaataagattAATTCATCAATTAAATCATAATTTGTGAATTAATTTCactgaatttattttaattgtttgtagacatttatttagatttttgttGAGTTTGATAAAACTTGAACATTTATTTTGACTTTAGTTTAATCTAATTTACagtaattgtttattaattaagTGATTATTAAATAGAGAGCTAATAAAGAGAAATAAATAGttgaacatttaataataatacctatttttggtattcaataattgaatgaatgtgtacaattttttgttattgtattgtgTTATATGACAAGTAGGGTTACTATTATACATAGGTGTTAACATTGAATTAGATGTATTGGTCACTATTGAAGTTAGTGATTTAGtgttgtattacatgtatattgtacaTTTTTGAGTTGAAAAGAAAGGCAACTGTTATGAATTGTGAATTTGAAGGTTGATGAAATTGAAGTGTGTGTTTTACAAAAGTGTTATTGAAGAAAAGTGCGTACGACTGAAGTGAAATAGTCACTGGGAGAATAGTTTTAATTGTGAATTGTTGCATTGAAAGTAATATTAACGACAAGTGATTAATATTACTGATTGACATTATGAAATTGAATCTAGAGTGAGTGAAGTTGAACAAATACTAATTACATACTAGTTTTGAATGAATTGTTTTGTGTTGTAAAGTGCAAAGAATATTGTGAAGAGAAGTGAATTAAAGAGAAGACTTTGATATCTGCATATGGTTCGGATCAATATCATAACttagtgcttagtgtgaaattagTGTGAGTGTGAATATAACTATTTGAAAATGGATTCTGATAGAGAATTAAGGAGACAAAGAAGGGAGAAACATAAAGAACAATAAACATTAAAGAAACAAGAGTTGAAAAGTCAAAAGGACATTGAAATGCTGAATAAAATAAAGGAACGAGACTCAAAGATTCGTGAAATTCAGCGACAAAGAGATGAATTGATAAAGATGGGAATAGAAAACAAAACAGCCCAACATAGCGATGTGAATGATGCAAATGAGGTTAAGCATAAACAATTAAGAAGAGAAACTGTTGGAGAAAGATTACAGCACAACTGTAAAGAAATGGAACATGAAAGGAGGACTGAACTTGAccatgataatgatgttgatggtgcTGTTGGATTAACTGTTGGATTAAAGACTGATGATTACCATGGCAACGATTATGAAAGTGACATGGATTCAATAGATGAGGAACTTAGTTGGTTGACTAAAGAGATGAAGGAAACATTCCAGAAACATGCTGATTCTGAGGACAGAATTTTTAATGAGGGGGTGCGGTGCAGTACTGAAACACTTACACAATCTGAATGTCACGAATGTGAACAAGACCACAAAAGTGACATTGATGAAATTACaagtgatgaagatgatgatgaaaaagCACTTAAAGCTGAAATGAAAGCAATGAAGCTTCAACAGATGAAATTAAAAAAGGAACTTCATCTGAAAGAGAAAGCAAAAAGATTCAAGGAACAAGAATTATTGAAAGAAACGCGTCGTAaacagaaagaagaaagaataagGAAACGAACAAAACAAGAATTGCAAGAAGATATTATGGAGACACGGAGCACAATTACGTCATTAGACGAGGTATTAGAACATAAAGATATACATCACCGACACAAACATAAAAGAAATGCGGAACGAAGAGTGCTTCCTAATCTACCATTAATGTTGAAACCGAGTGTTCCTAAATTTTCGGACCACACTCAATTTAGAGGATGGAAAATAGAAATCGAAAGTATGATTCGGTCAGAAATTTACGAGAAAGACATACTGAAACAGTGCGTAAAAAATGCGATATCTGGAGGACCAAGAAAAGTTTTATCAACATTGAAAGCCACAGCAACCTTAGAAAACATTTTGTCAACGATGGAAAGTAATTTCGGTGATGTAAAAAGCGGACAAAGTATAATGGAAGAATTTTATCATGCCAGACAAAATAAAGAAGAAGACATAACATCATGGGGTATACGAATTGAAGAAATGATTCAAAGAGCTTTAGAAAAGGGAGAAATACAAGAAAACAAAGTATTGGAAATACTTGAGAAACTCTGAATTAAAGAATGCCACTAGAGTGTTCTTTGAAAACTCTCTCACATTTGAAGAGTTACGGAAACGAGTGAGAAGAGAAGAACAGGAAATAACAGTATCACAAGAGAGAAAAGAACATACCAAACAGATCAATACAATGCAACTAGATCAACAATTTAGAATATTGAATGATCTAACAGAGAAATTACAAAGTATGCAAAAACAACTAGATGTATTAACACAGGAGAAAGAAGCAAGAAAGGACAATAGAAGTGAAAATGTGACAAGAGATTACAAGAGATATGATAATAGACCTCAATCCGTAAATAGGAGAACGTTTTCACGAGGCAGAGGTTACTCCGGAAACAGAGGACCATATAGAGGAAGACGACCATTGCCGCAAGATGTTTATCATAGAGACAGCAACTCTCAACATCATTTAAACGGGAATCAGCTCTAATTGATGGGGTCAATGAGGGCTGTGAAGATACCACTATCCCCAAACAGAAACCAGTGGAAAACATTTTTAGTAGAATGGTAGGCGATGCTAACCTATCTACTATTACCATTAACGGAAAAGAGACAACCGCGCTTATTGACAGTGGGTCGCAGGTCAGTGTTATAACTGAAAACTTTTACACCAAAATGACACCAAAGCCAGAACTGATGTCACTGAAAGAATTCGATCTTGAACTAAAAGCAGCTAATGGCACCAACATTCCATATTCTGGATATATACAGGCAACGATTAGAAGCGAAATTTTTGATATGGAAATGGTAACAATTCTTCTATTTGCACCGGTTAGCGAGAGTCATGGTAGTGCTCATGTCATTATTGGCACAAACATTATTAGACATATGAAAGACCTGTGCAGTGATGAATGTCCGGATGATAAATGGAAAGCGGCTTTTCATGCAATACATTTAAACATCGGCAAAGTACTTGCAACCAAAGACATAATGTTGCAGCCATATGAAACCAGGACAGTTGTAGGTCTTCTGCGAAAACTTCAGAACACTGAAGCAGCAGTAACAGAACAATGCCAAATTGACAGTCATGGGGCATTGGTATGTCCAAGAGTTGTCTCCATAAATACTCGTGGAAGAACTGCGAGGGTACCTGTGAGATTGTGCAACATATCTGCAAGACCTGTAAAGATAAGAGCAAAACAATAACTGTGTGAATTACAGGAAGTAAAAGTTCTGCGTGAAGCTTCAATACTGCAACCATCAAGCGCAACCATATCAACTGTCAAtactgaaacagaaaacaaaacaaaactagagGACATGAAAAATGAATATGATGTTGATCTCGACGGAACTGATTTAAGTCCGGAACAAAAGCAAGAGGTATACAAGTTGTTTAGAAAATGGGAAACAGTGTTTCCAAAATCAAAATTTGACATCGGACACACAACCGCAGTTAAGCACTCCATCAAACTGACAAATCCAGAACCTTTTAAAGAGCCTTTTCGACGAGTTCCCCCAGCTCTTTTCAATGAAGTCCGAGAGCAGCTCAAAGGAATGTTAGAAATGGGAGCTATACAAGAGTCTCAAAGTCCATGGTCATCGAATTGTGTAATCGTCAGGAAAAAAGATGGAACCATACGATTTTGTATAGATTTTAGAAAACTAAATGCAAACACCAAGAAAGATAGTTATGCAATACCAAAAGTTGAGGACACACTTCATCTGTTAGCAGGATCACGGTACTTTTCAAAGTTGGACTTGAAATGTGGATACTGGCAGGTGGAGTTAGAAGAAGAGGACAAGGAAAAGACAGCGTTTCAAGTGGATGGACTAGGGTTTTATCAATGTAACCGCCTTCCATTCGGACTTTGCAACGCCCCCGCAACCTTTCAAAGATTGATGGAACGCTGTATGGGCGATTTAAATCTTAGAGATTGCCTCATTTATTTGGATGACATCATTATTTTTTCCAAAGATGTCAATACCATGATTGCAAGACTAGACCAAGTATTTTGTCGTTTGGCTGAATATAACCTCAAGATCAAACCATCAAAATGTGAATTCTTCAAGACAAGAACCACTTACCTCGGCCATGTTGTATCAGCAGATGGCATAGAAGCAGATCCGGTCAAAATAGAAGCAGTAAAAAATTGGCAAACCCCAAAGTCTGTGAAACAAGTACGCCAATTTATCGGCTTTGTTGGCTATTATCGGCGATTCATCAAAGGGTTCGCTTCCATTGCAAGGCCATTAAATAACCTGCTGATAGGCCATCCGACTAAACGTACAACACAAAGAAACAACAAAGCAATAAAACCAGTTCCATTTCAATGGGGATCCGACCAACAGACTGCTTTTGAGGAGTTAAAGAGACAGCTTACCAATCCACCTATTTTAGGCTATGCAGACTATACATTGCCGTTTATTCTGCACACAGATGCCTCCTCAAAGGGATTTGGTGCTGTACTTTATCAACGCCAAGACGGCCACGAAAAGGTCATAGCCTATGCAAGCCGTTCACTTAAACCGTCAGAGAAGCATTATCCTGCGCACAAGTTGGAATTTTTAGCGTTGAAATGGCCAATGACGGAAAAGTTTCACGACTATCTTTACGGCGCGGAAGTTTAGGTTATAACGGACAATAACCCACTTACCTACGTGCTAACGAGTGCTAAGTTGGACGCGACAGGGCAACGATGGCTTGCTGCGTTATCAAACTACACCTTTACGACACGTTATCGGGCAGGTAAAAACAACGCCGACGCAGATGGATTAAGCAGGGTGGTAGTGCAACCAGAAACAATAGCTGCTATAACCACTGCCGTAACAGCAGGGATTAAACAAGCGCCCTACTGTTTCAGTACATCCGCACCTGTAAAAGACAAACCGGAGGCTTGTGATCAAGTTCCAGAAGATGTCTTGCAAACATACGCCCTGAGTTCTCACAATTGGAGAAAGTCACAGCTGGCCGACCCAGTAATTTCCAAGGTTATTCATAAATTACAAGCTGGCACAAGACCTTCTGTATCATCTTCCTCAGACTAATGTACCGGTGTTTTGAAATATAGCAGACACTGGCCCAGTCTTGAGTTGAAGGATGGGGTTTTATACCGAAGAACTAAGATATGTGAGCAGGAGTACAGCCAATTAGTTTTGCCAATTAGCATTACGGGAGATAGTGTTTTCAAGCCTGCATGATGACCTCGGCCACCAAGGACGTGATCGGACACTATCATTATTCAAACAAAGATTCTTTTGGCCTGGCATGGAAAGATTTGTAAAAGACAAGATCAGTAAT from Dreissena polymorpha isolate Duluth1 chromosome 1, UMN_Dpol_1.0, whole genome shotgun sequence carries:
- the LOC127841369 gene encoding microfibrillar-associated protein 1-like translates to MGIENKTAQHSDVNDANEVKHKQLRRETVGERLQHNCKEMEHERRTELDHDNDVDGAVGLTVGLKTDDYHGNDYESDMDSIDEELSWLTKEMKETFQKHADSEDRIFNEGVRCSTETLTQSECHECEQDHKSDIDEITSDEDDDEKALKAEMKAMKLQQMKLKKELHLKEKAKRFKEQELLKETRRKQKEERIRKRTKQELQEDIMETRSTITSLDEEVKVLREASILQPSSATISTVNTETENKTKLEDMKNEYDVDLDGTDLSPEQKQEVELEEEDKEKTAFQVDGLGTSAPVKDKPEACDQVPEDVLQTYALSSHNWRKSQLADPVISKVIHKLQAGTRPSVSSSSD